One stretch of Aquimarina sp. Aq107 DNA includes these proteins:
- the pxpB gene encoding 5-oxoprolinase subunit PxpB, whose amino-acid sequence MKKLGIKFRYKRYNENAILVQGPQEVDEILLKSLIFYKKSIEKFYGKLIVEVILSYNSLLIYYTSSIEDVYSEILTLKSLFLGDFKSMSLKKRLWQVPVCYAPTLAPELPFYASNKLMSIDDVIALHTAPLYTVYFIGFLPGFLYLGGLDKKLSAPRKSIPSFKLEKGSVAIGGDQTGVYPCDSPGGWHVIGRTPLNFFDIDSKECCFVSPGDKIQFISISENKYNDISSLVSSSNYTPKFKLL is encoded by the coding sequence ATGAAAAAATTAGGCATTAAATTTCGGTATAAACGTTACAATGAAAATGCAATTTTGGTTCAAGGTCCTCAAGAAGTTGATGAAATTTTGTTAAAATCGTTGATTTTTTATAAAAAATCCATTGAGAAATTTTATGGTAAACTAATTGTTGAAGTAATCTTATCATATAACTCGTTATTAATTTACTATACATCTAGTATAGAGGATGTCTATAGTGAGATTTTAACGTTAAAATCTTTGTTTTTAGGTGATTTTAAAAGTATGTCGTTGAAAAAACGTTTGTGGCAAGTGCCTGTTTGCTATGCTCCAACGCTTGCTCCTGAGTTACCTTTTTATGCATCAAATAAGTTGATGAGTATTGATGATGTAATCGCCTTGCACACTGCTCCATTATATACTGTTTACTTTATTGGGTTTTTGCCAGGTTTTTTGTACTTGGGTGGTTTGGATAAAAAGTTAAGTGCTCCAAGAAAATCTATCCCTAGTTTTAAACTAGAAAAAGGATCGGTTGCAATTGGTGGAGATCAAACGGGAGTGTATCCATGTGATAGTCCTGGTGGATGGCATGTGATAGGGCGTACTCCTTTGAATTTTTTTGATATTGATTCTAAGGAATGTTGTTTTGTTTCTCCAGGAGATAAAATTCAATTTATATCGATTAGTGAAAATAAATATAACGATATAAGTTCACTTGTTTCTAGTAGTAATTATACCCCAAAATTTAAACTTTTATGA
- the pxpA gene encoding 5-oxoprolinase subunit PxpA, producing the protein MKKIILNADVGEEAGFDDKIMPYISWCNIACGVHAGNNQVIQKTIELALQHQVKIGAHPSYPDRENFGRVVVDISYDDLVDTLTDQIRKVKFYTEEQGGRLHHVKPHGALYNEAVKNEEIAAAIIQSVKNIDKSLNIVTTKDSMISYLCRDDVKVKYEVFADRNYNEDLTLVSRSEKNAVLVNPENILPHVLRMISDKKIRTIKGEEKLIFFDTICVHGDNPKSVEILECLYKEFLKRNFVLK; encoded by the coding sequence TTGAAAAAAATAATATTGAATGCTGACGTTGGAGAAGAGGCTGGTTTTGATGATAAAATCATGCCATATATCTCTTGGTGTAATATAGCTTGTGGAGTTCATGCAGGTAATAATCAAGTGATCCAAAAAACAATTGAATTAGCATTGCAGCATCAAGTAAAAATTGGAGCACATCCTTCATATCCTGATCGTGAAAATTTCGGAAGAGTAGTTGTAGATATTTCTTATGATGATCTTGTCGATACATTAACGGATCAAATCCGAAAGGTAAAGTTTTATACAGAAGAACAAGGTGGTCGATTGCACCATGTAAAGCCTCATGGTGCTTTGTATAACGAAGCAGTAAAAAATGAAGAGATAGCAGCTGCAATTATTCAATCTGTTAAAAATATCGATAAAAGTTTAAATATAGTAACGACAAAAGATTCTATGATTTCTTATCTTTGCAGAGATGATGTTAAAGTGAAATATGAAGTTTTTGCAGATAGAAATTACAACGAGGATTTAACGTTGGTTTCCCGTTCTGAAAAAAATGCAGTGTTGGTAAATCCTGAAAATATTTTACCCCATGTGTTGCGAATGATTTCTGACAAAAAAATAAGAACAATAAAAGGAGAGGAGAAGTTGATTTTTTTTGACACGATTTGTGTTCATGGAGATAATCCAAAATCTGTTGAAATTTTGGAGTGTTTATATAAAGAGTTTTTAAAAAGAAATTTTGTTTTAAAATGA